The genomic stretch GGTCCACCTTTATCAGGAAATTACCTCAAAAGAGATTTACGGGATTTTAAAGGACCATCTTACTGATATCGATCGTTTTATTTCTGAAATCTCCCGTTTTATCGAGGATTACAAAAATCAAATCCCCCCTTCTCAACCTTGACTTCTTCTTCAAAGCTGTTAATATATCCTCAACCGGCATTGATCTTCCGCGAGGCTAAGAGGTCCCTCCGAGCTCGAAATTAGAAGGAGAAAACATGAAAAGGAAGCTTCACATAATCTCTATTTTTACTGCCTTTCTTTTCTTCCTCTCTTCCTGTTCGAGCCTGCCTTTGATCGGGAAGAAAGAGGAGAAGAAGGCTGAAAAACTCCCCGAGGGAAAGACGGTAAGGGTCGAAGGGATGGAGAAGGTCAAGGGGGTAAATCCCCCTAAATCAGAAACCCCACCCCCTTCCCAAAAACCCTCTCCCGACCCCGCTCCGAAGAGAGAACCTGAAGCCAAGGTATCTTCGGCCCCTCCAAGGCCCTTCATTGGCGGTCCTCTCCCCATTCTTCAGATGGGGTTCAAAAAGAAAGTGGCGATCCTCGACTTCGAAAACAAGACGACCTATCAGGAGGAGATGATCGGGGAGGCGGTGGCAAAGAGACTGGCCGATAAACTGGAGGCAACCCAGAGGGTCGTCGTCCTGGACAAGGTCGTCGTTTCAGAGGGGTTAAAGAGGGAAGGAGTCAATTTCGATGCCCTGACCGAACTGCCCGTGATGAAGCAGGCCCATCGGTCCCTTGGGGTTCAGGCCTTTGCCCTCGGAACGGTCACCGATGTCAGCGTCCTCTCCTCGAAAGCTTCCGAGACATCAGAGGAAGAGACCTCCTTTGCCACGGCCAAGATCGAGGTGCGGCTCATCGACGCCTCCACCGGAAACCTCCTCAAGACCTTCATCGGAAGAAGTCCCATCTTCGGCACGAGGGAGAGCGGAGAGGGCAGCCGCGGGAAGGCGGTCATGAGAGCGATCGATTTAAGCCTCGAAGATATTCTCGACGGATTTTTACGCCATCTTGACTACCTCGACTGGACGACCACGATCGCAAAGATCGAGGGCGAAAACATCTACATCAATGCAGGAAGGCTCTCGGGCCTGAGGGTCGGTGACACCCTCGAAATTTACGAACCCGGCAGGGAGATCATCCACCCCACCACCAAGATCTCCCTGGGTTGGACGACGGGTCAGTTAAAGGGCGTCCTGAGGATCTCAGAACTCTTCGGCGTCGATGCCGCCATAGGAAAAGCCATCCAGGGAAGCGGCTTCAGCCCGAACGACATCCTGAAGTCAACGATGAGATAAACTCCTCGATCCCACTCTCACCCCTGCCCTCTTTCTGTCACCGGAGGCAGAGGAAAGGCAAGGCCCTGGATCAGAAAGTAGGCGGCTTGAAGATAGGAGGTTGGGCAGAGGGGAAAGCATTCCTTGCAGTTCCAGCACTCCTTCGAGGCGATCTCCGGAACGAAGCTGATCTCCCGCCTCACGCCCCGATCGACAAACGAGACCGCATGTTTCTTCTTCACCTCTGCACAATACCTTACGCAGAGACCGCAGAGGATGCAGAAGGAGGCCTCCTTTTCGAAACGATCTCGATGGGCCCCGTATTCCTCCGAAAGCTTTTGTAAGTCTGGAGAGGCCGGGGCATGGGCGAGCAGGAGCTCCAGGATCATCTTCCGAATCCTGTCCACCTTTTCGGAGCGGGTCCGGACCACCAAATTCTTCTCGACCGGATAGAGGCAGGCAGCGACGAAATTCGTCCTTCCCCGATGCTCGACCTCGACGGTGCAGATCCGGCAGGCCCCATAGGGGTCCAATTTCTCGTGATGACAGAGGGTGGGGATGGAGATCCCCGCTCCCAAGGCCGCTTCGAGGATGGTCATCCCTTCTTTTGCCCGGACCTCTTTTCCATCGATCTGCAATTGGATGTCTTCCATTTGAATTACCTTTCGGTCACATCTTAACCTGGTGTTAACGCCGCCTTTCCCCCTCTTAAGAGGGGTTTGGCGAGGGGTCATGAGAGGGTTCTTCTCTCTTCCGGAATCGGTGGCGGAAGGGGTTCGCCCGAGATCCGTCTCACCGCCCTGAAGCGGTCAGGACAGACTTCAAAGCAGGTCCCGCACTTGGTGCACTTTTCCTGGATAACTACATGGATCCGTTTTTTCCCTCCGTCGATGGCCTCGGAAGGACATTTCCGGAGACAGGCCATACAGGCCTGGCACTTCTCGGGGTCGATATAATAGGAGACCAGTTCCTTGCAGAAATAGGCAGGGCACCTCTTCTCCCGGATATGGGCCTCGTACTCCTCCCTGAAATATCGGATCGTGCTGAGCACCGGGTTTGGGGCACTCTTTCCCAGGGCGCAGAGGGAGGCGATCTGGGTCGTCTCGGAGATCTCCTCCAATAGCTCGATGTCGCCCTCTTTTCCCCTTCCCTGGCTGATGTCTCTAAGGATCTTCAGCATCTGCCTCAGGCCCTCCCGGCAGGGAACGCACTTGCCGCAGGATTCGTCGCTCAGGAAGTCGACGAAATACCTCGCAATATCGACCATGCAGGTATCTTCATCCATGACGATCATCCCGCCGGAGCCCATCATCGATCCCGCCCGGGTCAATTCGTCGAAATCGACCTTGAGATCGAGCAAGCTTTCGGGGATGCACCCTCCGGAGGGACCACCGGTCTGGACCGCCTTGAATCGCTTGCCGTTCGGAATGCCTCCGCCCACCTGATAGATGATCTCCCTCAGGGTGATGCCCATGGGCACTTCCACCAATCCCGTATTGTTGATTTTGCCGACGAGGGAGAAGATCTTCGTCCCCTTGCTTCCTTCGGAACCGATCCGGGTGAACCAATCAGCCCCGTTATTGATGATCAGGGGAACGTTGGCCCAGGTCTCCACGTTATTCAAAACGCTCGGCCGGTCCCAGAGCCCTTTCGTGGCGGTATGGATATATTTGGGTCTGGGCTCGCCGACCTTCCCTTCGAGGGCCGTCATCAGGGCGCTCGACTCTCCAGAGACGAAGGCCCCTGCCCCCCGGTGGACCTTCACGGTAAAATCGAATCCCGAGCCGAGGATATTCTTCCCGAGCAGACCATAGGCCTCGGCCTGTTCGATGGCGATGAGGACGTTCTCCACGGCCAAGGGATATTCCTGGCGGACGTAGATGAACCCCTCGTGGGCGCCGATGGCATAGCCTCCGATGATCAATCCTTCGAGGATGGAATGGGGGTTTCCCTCGAGCAGGGCGCGGTCCATAAAGGCGCCGGGGTCCCCTTCGTCCGCATTGACGATCACATACTTGATGGGGTTCGGGGCCTTTCGCGACTCTTCCCACTTTCTTCCGGCGGGAAAGCCTCCACCTCCCCTGCCCCTCAGGTTTGCTCGCTTCACCTCCTCCAGGACCTCTTCAGGGCTCATTCGAAAGAGGGCCTTGGCCAGCGCGGAATATCCTCCGTTGGCCAGATAGTCCTCGATGCTCTTCGAATCGATCTTGATGTTCTGGCCGATCAGGTGCCGCACCTGGTGTTTATAGAAGGGGATCTCCGACTCCCGGACCACCCTCTCTCCTGTCGAAGGATCGGCGTAAAGGAGCCGCTCGATCACCCTCTTTCCTTTGATCGTCTCGGAGACGATCTCGGGGACGTCCTCCTTCTTCACCTGGAGATAGCAAATCTCCTCGGGATAGATGACAACCACCGGACCCCGTTCGCAGAACCCGGGACATCCCGTTCCCTTGGTCGTCACCTCCGCCTTCAACCCTTCCTTTTCGATCTCCGCTTCAAAGGCGGCGATCACCTCGCCCGCCCCCGAGGCCAGGCAACCCGTCCCCGCACAGATGGAGACGCAGGGCCGGCTCGGATCTCGCCGGCCGAGGATCTCCTGCCTGAGCCTCTCTAATGCTTCGGGTGAGTCGATTCTCTCCATAACCCGTCCTTAATCATATTCTTTCAACACCCCTTCGATCTGGCCCGGCGTCATATTGCCGTGATGCCTTCCGTCGATCTCCACCACAGGTCCAAGCGCACAGCATCCGAGGCAGTTCACGGTCTCGAGGCTATATTTCAACTCCGTATCGGTCTCCCCGGGCCTGATCCCGATCAGGTCTTGAATCGTGTCGAGGAGCCGGGGAGCCCCCCGCACATGGCAGGCCGTTCCCATGCAGATATGGATTTGATGCCGACCCTTCGGAACGAGGCTGAAGGCCTTGTAAAAGGTGGCGATGTGCTGGATCCGGCTCATCGGAACCTGCAATCTCTCGCTGATCCGTTTTAGGGCCTCCTGGGGGAGCCAGTGGTTCTCTCTCTGCACCTCGAGCAAAATTTGAATCAGCGCATTGGGATCGCTCTGATGGCGATCGATGATCCGATCGATCCTCTCCTGATCCATAAAAGGGACTCCCTCTTAAAAAGGCTCACACAGGGGCGAAGCGCTTCTGCCTCTCGTCGAACCGGACCAGACCCTGCCTCGCCGCAAGGAGCAGGTATCTCGAGGCCTCGGATGGACTCAGGTTCAACCTCTCCCCGATCTCCTGCACCGAAAGGGGCCTTTCTCGCAAAAGGATCATGATCTCGCCCTTCACCAAGGGGTCGAGGATCAGCTCCCGGATCAACCGATCGGCCTCCGGGGACTCATAAAATTTCCGTATGGCCTCCTCCCCCTTCGAGGGCACCATCAACCTCTCCCTCTCCACCATTTTGATGTAGGGAAGGAGGTTCTGAAGCGCGCCCATTTGGAGGGTGTATCTTTCTCTGTCTCCGTCGATCTCCTGTCGGAGCGGTCCCAGTTCCCTCACCGTTCGAACGAAATCGTTCATCACCGTCGCAAACCGGTTTCCTTCCGCCGAGGAGATCCACTCGATCCTCAACCGCTCGGGGTGGATCCCGATATGGCCGAGCAAACGTTTCATCAATAGGACGAGGCTCAGGGCATAGAGGTTCCCTTCCTGGGGATAATGGCACTCTCCGGGCCAGCAGCCTCCTATGAAAACCCCGTCCGATCCGTTCGAAAAGGCCCGGAGGATGAAGGCCGGGTCGATGCGACCCGTGCACATCACCCGGATCATCCTGCTTTCAGAGGTATATTGCAGTCTGGAAACTCCAGCCAGGTCAGCCGCCCCGTAGGCTCACCAGTGGCAGATCAAGCTCAGGATCTTCGGAACATAGGGATTCATCTCTCCCCCTCGATGAAGGCGTCGATCTGGGCAAAAATCTCCTCGTCGGTAAAGTGCTTCAGCTGAATGGCGCCCGTGGGACACTTCGCGGTGCAGAGGCCATCGCCCTCGCAGAGCACCGAATGGACAAAGGCCTTCTTCCCCTGCGGAGTCTCCCGGAAGGTGACCGCACCCGATCGGCAGACGGAGATACAGAGCCCGCAGGAGACGCAGTCATCCTCCCGAACCTCGCAAACGGCTCCGGAGGCGGTCACATAATCCTTCGAGAGGATCGTAGCGGCGCGGCCCGCTGCGGCCAGGGCCTGACTGATCGTCTCGGAAAGGAGCTTAGGAGCGTGAGCCATGCCGGCCAAAAAGACGCCCTCCGCGGCAAAATCGACCGGCCTCAGCTTCACGTGGGCCTCCTGAAAGAAGCCGTCGGGATTCAACGACACCTTGAAGAGCCGGGCGAGCTCGACATTCCCTGGCGGAGGGATCACGGCAGCCGACAGGACGAGCAGGTCGGCATCGATCTGGAGCTTCTGGCCGAGCATGGGATCGGCCACGGTCACCTTGAGGAGGGGTCGCCCCTCCTCCTCGACCGCCACCACTTCGGGTCCCTTCTCCGGCTCGTACCGGATGAACCTCACCCCTCTCTCCGACGCCTTCGTATAATACTCCTCTGCAAACCCATAGGTCCTCATATCCCGGTAGAGGATGTAGATGTCCTTTTCGGGATCGATCTCTTTGAGCATCAGGGCATGCTTGACCGCATGACCGCAGCATACCCGGCTGCAATAATTTCTCACCTCGTTCCGGCAACCCACACACTGGATCATGACGAGGCTTTTCGCCTTGATGACCGTCTCATCGGCTTTCAGGATCCTCTCGCCCAATTCGAGCTGGGTCAGCACCCTCTCATCCTTCCCGTAAAGATATTCGTTGGGCCGGTACTCTTCGGCTCCCGTAGCAAGGATCGAAATGCCGTGACGAATCTCCCGAATCCTCCCGTTCACCTCGACCGTGGTCGTGAAGTTGCCCACATAACCCCCGACGTTCTTGACCGTGGCCTCGGTCAGGACATGAACGGAAGGGTGCTCATAGGCCTTCCGGATCAGATCTTCAAGGTAGGTCTGGACATCGAAGCCCTCGAGCGTCTTCGGGATCCTTCTGGCCACTCCTCCCAGCTGCGACTCCTTTTCGACCAGAAAGACCTCGTATCCCTGGTGGGCGAGGCCTAAGGCGCTCGTCAACCCAGCCACGCCTCCTCCGACGACAAGCGCCCTCTTATCGATAGGCAACTTGAACTCTTTTAGCGGCTCCAGTCTCCGGGCCCGGGCCACGGCCATCCTCACCGTATCTTTGGCCTTCTGGGTGGCCATCTCTTTCTCTTTCGCATGGACCCAGGAGCAGTGTTCGCGGATATTGGCCATCTCGAAGAAGTAGGGGTTGATTCCCCCTTCACGGAGGGTCTCCCGGAAGAGGGGTTCGTGGGTCCTGGGGGTGCAGGCCGCTACGACCACCCGATTCAACCCTTTCTCTCGGATCGTCTCCGCGATCTTCTTCGTCGTATCGGTGGCGCAGGCGAAGAGGGTCTCCTGGGCATAGACCACGTCCTTCAAGCCGCGGGCATATTCCACAACCGAAGGGACATCGACCACCCTTCCGATGTTGGCCCCGCAGTGACAGACGAAGACTCCCACCCTGGCCGGTTCTCCGGAAACATCCCTCTCCTCGGGATACCGTTTCTCCACGGCGAGCCCGCCCCTGCGATAGGAGAGGAGCTGGCCCGTGAGGGCTTCGGCGCCGCTTGCCGTCACGATCGATTCTGGGATGTCGATGGGGCCCTGGAAGGCCCCGCTCACGAAGATGCCCGGCCGGGTGGTCTCGATCGGATTGCCCGGATTGGTCTTACAGAATCCCTCCGGCGTGAGTTCGATATGGAATATCTCGGCAAGCCTCCTCGCATCGGCCGGTGGGTTCAACCCCACGGATAAGACGACGAGATCGAACTCTTCCTCTTTGACCCCCTCTTCGAGGGTGGCATAGCGGATTGTCACGTTCTTCGTCTCAGGGATCTCCTTCCCGATCGAGACATAACTCCGGATGAACCTCACCCCAGAAAGTCGCTCTGCCCTCTGGTAGAAACGTTCGAAGTCTTTCCCGAAGGACCGAATATCGTGATGAAAGACGGTGCATTCGATTTTGGGGTCGTGGTCCTTGGTCACAATGACCTGTTTCTGGGTATAAGCACAGCAAACGGCGGAGCAGTAGGGGTTTCCCTTTGATGGATTGACCTGTCTCGAACCGACACACTGGATCCAAGCGATTCGATGGGGGTGCCTGCCATCGGAAGGCCTTCGGATGACCCCCTCATAGGGACCGGTCGAGCACAAGATCCGCTCATAGTCCAGACTCGTGACCACGTTCTCGAACTTGCCGTAGCCATATTCGTTGCCCACCCTGGGGTCGAAGACCTCGTATCCCGGCGCCAGGACGATCGCCCCTACCTCCAGGCTGATCCGCTCGGGCTTCTGGTAAAGATCGATCGCCCGGTTCTTGCAGACCCCCACGCAGATGGCGCACTTCTCGTGGTTGAGGAAGGAACAGCTCTGCGGGTCGATGTAGGTGATCAACGGGATGGCCTGGGAGAAATAGATGTGGATGGCCTTGCTCAGCGAGAGGCCCTGGTTATAAGGGTCTTTCACCTTGATCGGGCAGTATTCCACACAGACCCCGCAGCCCGTACACTTCTCCTCCTCGATGTATCTCGGCTTTTTGATTAAGGTGACGTTGAACTCTCCTGCCTCGCCCTCCACCCGTTCCACTTCGGTATAGGCGAGAACCTCGATATTGGGATGCCGGCCGACCTCGACCAGTTTGGGCGCCAAGATTCAGATGGAGCAGTCATTGGTGGGAAAGGTCTTATCCAACTGGGCCATCTTGCCCCCGATGGCCGGAGCCTTGTCCACCAGATAGACCTTAAAGCCCGCCTCCGCCAGGTCGAGCGAGGCCTGAACCCCGCTGACGCCTCCGCCGAGGACCATCACGTCCCCTGCCAGTCTGCCCGTCTTCTGTCTTCGAAGACCTTCTGTGAGGTCACGATAGAGCTGTTCGATCTGTCTCTCCACGTTCCTAATAACCTCTCTCCTCCGGGACTCAATCCTTCGAAACCCGGGCGAGGGTCTCCATGACCCTCTCCAGTCCGTATTTTTGGATCAACATCTTCAGCCCGAGCTCCATCTCGCCAAGCTTCTTCGGCTCTTCCTCCACCACCTCTTCCCTCTCCTCGTAGGTGAGGGCCCCAAAGGTGCAGGCCTCCACGCACATGGGTACTTTCACCGGCGGGACATCCTCACACATATCGCATTTGAGGGGCAACCCCGAGTCCGGATCTTTAAAGGCATCCCTCGAGGGACAGATGGCGGGGCAGAAGGTGCATTCGTCGTACTCCTTCCCGTCGATGACGTAGACATTCCTGCCGTTACATTCCGCCTGGGCATAATCCCCGGCCCGTATCGGAACGAAGATATCCCTCTCCTCGTCCATGATGACCATGATCCGGGAACGGGCGGGGTTGACGGAGCTGTATTTCGGGACCGCGTGGAAGGCCGAACAGGCCATCTCACAGGCCCGACAGCCCGCGCACTTCTTCGTATCGACCTTGATCTCCTTGACGATCCTCGTCTTCTTCCCTTGGGTGTCCACGATAATGCCCTTCCTTAATCAATCTTCTGGTTTTTGGCCCGGGGATCCTTGAGGGCGGTCACCTCGTCTCCCGTCAAGATCCCCCTTCGGATGAGGTCTTCTGCCACGTACCCCAGATCGAGACTCTCCAGGGTCTCCTTGGTCGGGATCCCGTCAAAGGTCCATCCCTTGAAATCGTAATACTTGGTCAGCAGGGCCTGTTCGTACTCTTCGTTCCGGACCGCCCAGTGGTCTTCGGGCGGCCTCTCCATATACCGTCTCAAGCCCAATCTCGCATTGAGGGCCCGAACCAGGTTCCGGTTTCTCTGGAAGCATTTCCAGAGCCGGTCCTTGTCGAACTCCATCCCGGAGGCGAGGGTGATGATCTGGGGCATGTTCCAGACGTGGTATCCCGTGGTCCCGCCGAACTGGCCCCTGAAGGAGGAGACGAAGCCGCAAAACCCTAAGGAATCGTCCAGGTAGTGCATGCACTCGTTCCAGTCCACGATGGCCACGATCGCATCGTCGGGGAGTTGATCCCGCTTCTCCCATCTTCGGAACCACTCGTGAAACTTCTTGTCCGGGACCGCCACCCATCTCTTGATGAATTCCTCCCTCAACTGGGGATCGGGGATCGGGTCCTGTGGAAAGGACCCTTCGATCTGGGTGATGGCCATATCCTCACCGGTGGCGATCATCAGGAAGTAGGCGGGATTGAGTTTCCCGAGTTTGATGGGAAGCTGTTCGAATCGCTTGACCGTGTTGTGATCGAACTTCTCGGCCCCCTTGCCGATCCGCTCGGCAGCCTTGGTCACCCCGTCGGCCAGAACATCTCCGATCCCCTCGCGGTAGGCGATCTTGTAGAGGAGGTAGTAGAATCGCTCCCGGATCCCTTTTGGCATCCCGGGGAAATCCTGTTCGGTCAGGATCCCGGCCTCTAACAGCTCGAGGGCGAAGGCGATCGTCTGGGGAGTGGAATAGGAATCGAGCCCCAGGTCCTGGGCGATGGGAAGGATCTCGTAACTGAAGTCGAGCTCCTGAAAGGCGGCCATGTGATAGGTATCCTTCCCGTAGCATTTATAGGAGAACCTTCTCCGGTTCGGCCATTTGATCACATTGTGGCAGGCCTTGGGGCAGTTCCAGCAGCTCGTCTGTCGATCCAAGTGGTCATATTTTAAATTCCGCCAACGCTCCTCCAGCTCCTTGCTCCAGTAGTTTTTGATCCTGACCCGCGCATTCCCCCAGGCAAAATTGTTGTGGTGGAAAGAGTCGTCCTCGTCGGTGGCCATCCAGTCTCCCACGTTCGGGTTCTCGTGGAGCTCCTTTCTCAGGCGCCGGCACATCTCCCAGAGTTCTGCAGGACGGGCGAGATAGACGTCCTTCGTCCCCCGGACCGCAATGGCCTTCACCCGCTTGTCTCCCATGACCGGGCCCACCGTCCGGGCCGCGCTCGAATTTCCGCAATCGATCGAGGCCAAATAAGATCGGTTTTCCCCTGCCGGTCCGATCGTCGCCACCCAGAACCGGTGGTCCCTCAGCTCCTCCTTGATCAGCCGGGCCGTGTCGGCCATCCCCTTCCCCCGGAGGTGTCGGGCATCGCGAATCTCGACCTTATCGTTGCGGATCACGATGTAGACCAGATCGGGCGCCTTCCCCCTGAGGACGATCCGGTCCCATCCCGCAAATTTCAACTCCGGGCCGAACATCCCGCCCATCAGGGAATGGCCCATCAATCCGTTGACAGGAGCGATCGTATCG from Thermodesulfobacteriota bacterium encodes the following:
- a CDS encoding 2Fe-2S iron-sulfur cluster-binding protein translates to MEDIQLQIDGKEVRAKEGMTILEAALGAGISIPTLCHHEKLDPYGACRICTVEVEHRGRTNFVAACLYPVEKNLVVRTRSEKVDRIRKMILELLLAHAPASPDLQKLSEEYGAHRDRFEKEASFCILCGLCVRYCAEVKKKHAVSFVDRGVRREISFVPEIASKECWNCKECFPLCPTSYLQAAYFLIQGLAFPLPPVTERGQG
- a CDS encoding NADH-quinone oxidoreductase subunit NuoF; the protein is MERIDSPEALERLRQEILGRRDPSRPCVSICAGTGCLASGAGEVIAAFEAEIEKEGLKAEVTTKGTGCPGFCERGPVVVIYPEEICYLQVKKEDVPEIVSETIKGKRVIERLLYADPSTGERVVRESEIPFYKHQVRHLIGQNIKIDSKSIEDYLANGGYSALAKALFRMSPEEVLEEVKRANLRGRGGGGFPAGRKWEESRKAPNPIKYVIVNADEGDPGAFMDRALLEGNPHSILEGLIIGGYAIGAHEGFIYVRQEYPLAVENVLIAIEQAEAYGLLGKNILGSGFDFTVKVHRGAGAFVSGESSALMTALEGKVGEPRPKYIHTATKGLWDRPSVLNNVETWANVPLIINNGADWFTRIGSEGSKGTKIFSLVGKINNTGLVEVPMGITLREIIYQVGGGIPNGKRFKAVQTGGPSGGCIPESLLDLKVDFDELTRAGSMMGSGGMIVMDEDTCMVDIARYFVDFLSDESCGKCVPCREGLRQMLKILRDISQGRGKEGDIELLEEISETTQIASLCALGKSAPNPVLSTIRYFREEYEAHIREKRCPAYFCKELVSYYIDPEKCQACMACLRKCPSEAIDGGKKRIHVVIQEKCTKCGTCFEVCPDRFRAVRRISGEPLPPPIPEERRTLS
- a CDS encoding NAD(P)H-dependent oxidoreductase subunit E; translation: MDQERIDRIIDRHQSDPNALIQILLEVQRENHWLPQEALKRISERLQVPMSRIQHIATFYKAFSLVPKGRHQIHICMGTACHVRGAPRLLDTIQDLIGIRPGETDTELKYSLETVNCLGCCALGPVVEIDGRHHGNMTPGQIEGVLKEYD
- a CDS encoding CoB--CoM heterodisulfide reductase iron-sulfur subunit A family protein, whose translation is MVLGGGVSGVQASLDLAEAGFKVYLVDKAPAIGGKMAQLDKTFPTNDCSIUILAPKLVEVGRHPNIEVLAYTEVERVEGEAGEFNVTLIKKPRYIEEEKCTGCGVCVEYCPIKVKDPYNQGLSLSKAIHIYFSQAIPLITYIDPQSCSFLNHEKCAICVGVCKNRAIDLYQKPERISLEVGAIVLAPGYEVFDPRVGNEYGYGKFENVVTSLDYERILCSTGPYEGVIRRPSDGRHPHRIAWIQCVGSRQVNPSKGNPYCSAVCCAYTQKQVIVTKDHDPKIECTVFHHDIRSFGKDFERFYQRAERLSGVRFIRSYVSIGKEIPETKNVTIRYATLEEGVKEEEFDLVVLSVGLNPPADARRLAEIFHIELTPEGFCKTNPGNPIETTRPGIFVSGAFQGPIDIPESIVTASGAEALTGQLLSYRRGGLAVEKRYPEERDVSGEPARVGVFVCHCGANIGRVVDVPSVVEYARGLKDVVYAQETLFACATDTTKKIAETIREKGLNRVVVAACTPRTHEPLFRETLREGGINPYFFEMANIREHCSWVHAKEKEMATQKAKDTVRMAVARARRLEPLKEFKLPIDKRALVVGGGVAGLTSALGLAHQGYEVFLVEKESQLGGVARRIPKTLEGFDVQTYLEDLIRKAYEHPSVHVLTEATVKNVGGYVGNFTTTVEVNGRIREIRHGISILATGAEEYRPNEYLYGKDERVLTQLELGERILKADETVIKAKSLVMIQCVGCRNEVRNYCSRVCCGHAVKHALMLKEIDPEKDIYILYRDMRTYGFAEEYYTKASERGVRFIRYEPEKGPEVVAVEEEGRPLLKVTVADPMLGQKLQIDADLLVLSAAVIPPPGNVELARLFKVSLNPDGFFQEAHVKLRPVDFAAEGVFLAGMAHAPKLLSETISQALAAAGRAATILSKDYVTASGAVCEVREDDCVSCGLCISVCRSGAVTFRETPQGKKAFVHSVLCEGDGLCTAKCPTGAIQLKHFTDEEIFAQIDAFIEGER
- a CDS encoding (4Fe-4S)-binding protein; amino-acid sequence: MDTQGKKTRIVKEIKVDTKKCAGCRACEMACSAFHAVPKYSSVNPARSRIMVIMDEERDIFVPIRAGDYAQAECNGRNVYVIDGKEYDECTFCPAICPSRDAFKDPDSGLPLKCDMCEDVPPVKVPMCVEACTFGALTYEEREEVVEEEPKKLGEMELGLKMLIQKYGLERVMETLARVSKD
- a CDS encoding aldehyde dehydrogenase; this translates as MRYAETGFQLEIDLSKGSIDKVETDPKDTALHLGGNGIAAKLLYERVPPGTDPFSPDNLLIFGNGLLNGTPVPGANRTSVDTIAPVNGLMGHSLMGGMFGPELKFAGWDRIVLRGKAPDLVYIVIRNDKVEIRDARHLRGKGMADTARLIKEELRDHRFWVATIGPAGENRSYLASIDCGNSSAARTVGPVMGDKRVKAIAVRGTKDVYLARPAELWEMCRRLRKELHENPNVGDWMATDEDDSFHHNNFAWGNARVRIKNYWSKELEERWRNLKYDHLDRQTSCWNCPKACHNVIKWPNRRRFSYKCYGKDTYHMAAFQELDFSYEILPIAQDLGLDSYSTPQTIAFALELLEAGILTEQDFPGMPKGIRERFYYLLYKIAYREGIGDVLADGVTKAAERIGKGAEKFDHNTVKRFEQLPIKLGKLNPAYFLMIATGEDMAITQIEGSFPQDPIPDPQLREEFIKRWVAVPDKKFHEWFRRWEKRDQLPDDAIVAIVDWNECMHYLDDSLGFCGFVSSFRGQFGGTTGYHVWNMPQIITLASGMEFDKDRLWKCFQRNRNLVRALNARLGLRRYMERPPEDHWAVRNEEYEQALLTKYYDFKGWTFDGIPTKETLESLDLGYVAEDLIRRGILTGDEVTALKDPRAKNQKID